The window CACATCCAAACCACCCTGTCATCATGGCAACTAAAtatgcgcacgcacgcacgcacacacccacacccacacctcaACCCCACCCCTCTTTCCTTAATAGCAGGATTGCAGGATCAATGAATTAGCCAGCTAGCGATCCTTAAACCCCACAACTcaactttttattttgcctGAGACTGAATCCTCCAGCAAtccctcaccccccccccacagctcATCTGTGCCCCCCACCCTACCAACCAAGATTCTATTAACAACATAGTAGTAACGTGGTAATCAAAAGACGGCAATAAGAACACAGGGCAGTTTGGCAGCTTCTAAAACGTAAACATAAACAGACCTAATTTACCCGGAACAGCCCCCACTCTCCCCATTTTGTACACACAGCAGTCAGCATAGGACACTGTctcaaaaaacacactgaatacTGGAACTGCAGATTGATTGTGAAACAAAGGCCCCCAAACTCAAAGTCCTGatcagtttgtgtgtctctctcttgccattttgtgtcttttttttttttttttacagtcatgTGAGTGACTTTCCAGCATTAATAATCACTTCCAGCACAAGAGCCCATTAGGACCATTTAATAATCCATTCATGTCAGGTACAGAGACATACCAGATTGAACAGTGATTCAATGAGGATAAAGGTTTCCCCACTGAATTTTAAGTGtaatcaaaatgaccccaaaTCACACCGGCTCATTCAGGGTTGCactgtattattatattttgcaCTGCGACCCTCTTTTCCTTTAAAATGTGCAATAGACTTCATTAAGGAAGTCTTAAACATGTCTAAAAGGACGatataaaagctttttaaactactcttaaattacatttaaattagcTCAACTTCCATGGAAGAGAGATTCCTTCTCTGGAGCTGTTTGATCATCTGATATAACTTCCATTTCCTGCAAACGTCACCAGGGCGGTCAGATCATTGAACCTTATCAGTACAATTAAAAGAATTGCATGTAATTTGAGACAGCGTCTGAAATTGACCTAACTAGCTTACCTGCAGTTCTGCATCTACCTACCTACATAAGAATGTGAAATATTGCACTTGGTCACaaaacattgttgttgttttctcttttttttttttcctctctctttacAGCATGTGAAAAACTACTAAATTAAGTCACTGTCTGAAACACACAGTACAGTATGGCACTTAGTTGATGTCTAAGTTTGGAAACATGCAGATTTAATGCAGATGGTGACCTGTAACTGCAGCAGGGAATACACGAGGAAAGACCAGACTCtagctaataaaaaaaaaaattccctgcaGTGTTTGACATGAAAGGGGAtatggaataaataaaaaagaataaaacaaggGTGCGTTATGTATGTACCTATTTTTAGGTATCTAATACTGCTTTGTTGTGATGGAGTCACTGACTTGATCATTTcatctctctattttttttttttttttgtcaaaattgtGTTTGAAGTCAGCAACGTGGCCTCCTGCTCTACATTTCCtccacttgtttttcttttgctttatcAGCTCTCGTACCTGTACTGTGGATTTGTTCCACATACAAACGTACAAAAGTGCAGATAAAGCTGGAATGTTCAGGAAGGAGAGGTACCAAGAGGAAGAAATGAGGAATCAGAGGCCGTTATTCAACACTTACTGAAAACTCAGCCCAGATCAACATAAACAACTGCACGTGTAACATCAAGCAGTTTCCTTGTATCTGCATCCCTCTCCCCATCTTCTTGTTCCACCATCAGGTCTATCTTTTTTAGTAAATGGGAACCTGGTATGTGGGTGCTGCATTGTTTTCGGTGAATGGTGGGCTCTGGTAGGTCTCTGTGGTCTCAGTGGTGCCGCCACCTCCTGGAGAGTTGGAGGGGTATGGCTGGGTGGGTGCACCGCCGTCCATGTGCTCAGTGGTGAACAGGGTCATGTCTGTGCCAAGCAGATACTTCTGGACCGCGCGCACTGttagaccagcctggagggcgGGGAAAGGGGGACAGAGAGGGTGCAAAGTTGAGTGCACTATTCAGTGTAAGCTATTCCTAATCACAAAAGCTCATTTCAAACACATATTaaccacaaaacacatttaaaagtaggattttttttcatttattttatgtaaGGTAGTAGTCTAAGCTGACATAAAGTCAGAAAGAAGGGGGGAAATATCGTGGCTGAGTTTACAGGTAACAAAACAGTCCGTCATGTTAACCAGGGAAACCTCAAGAAGAAGCCAAGAGTGAGTCTCCTAAAATCAGACATATCTACAGTtagatttaaacaaaaaacaccgCAGTATGTGCTAATCACAGAAGTGATTCAGCAGATTTTGGTAAACTGTGATCCAGGGAAGTGATGTCCTCCCTGTTTTTGGTATTTATGCTACTAACCAGCTGCTGGAGTTTCATATTTACTGTTTAGTCATGAAATCAGCCTTCTCATCTACAAAATACGAGGAATTCCAAATGAAGCTGGTTGCGAACATTTAGACAAGGATGATGTTTCTGAACTTCTGTAGACGGCAAAGTTCAGATGCTTCATGACCACTCTCTTACCTTAAATTTAGTCAGAAATGGATTTCTGTATATAGGTCAGGTCATGATGGATGAtcaaacaggccggctgggaaCAAGCATCAGGAGTGGCTGGGTGCTAATCCTGAGCTTCTGTTTGAAGTGACTGTTATTAACTTTTCTCTTTGTAAAGTCAAAGAGCTCAATCAGAAGTAATAATGTCTGTGCACCTGATCCCACTTTGATGAAGTTTAATAGAGTTAGTTAGAGTACTCTGTTTCTGCAGGATAAGCCAACTCAGATACTTCTGTCAGGAGAATTCTGACAAcgacagattttattttattttattttttgttgttgttgcacaaTCAGCTATATGATCAAGCATTCATTCCACATACACAATTCCACATCTGCCAGTAGATGTAAACAATAGCCTGGAATTACAGAGAAAAGGTTAAGGGAACGCTAAcctatgaaaatgtgttttcagcagATGTTTGAAGCAAATCACAGACTCAGCCCACCTGCTCGGCCGAGGAAGGCTGTTCCAAAGTCTGGGCGCCATCACCTCAAAAGCACAATCGCCTCCGGATTTAAAATTAGAGTGTGAAACAGTTAGGAGACCCTGGTTAGAGGATCGTAGAGGCCGGCTGCAGTGATAAGGTCTCAATAGGTCTGATATACAAAGAAGAGCCTGTCCATGTAGAGCTTCATATGTTAATCGTTCTGAATTTCACTGGAAACCAATGAAGGGATGCAAGAACAGGTGTGATATGAGAACACAGGCTAGTTTTTGTTAGCAGCCTTGCTCCTGCGTTCTGCACCAACTGGAGACGTGCTGCGGAGGACTGAGATAAGCACGTAAAaagtgaattacaataatcaaggtGGGAGAAAATCAAATTGTGTACTAAAAATTCCAGCTGACTGAATTACAATAAGGGGTTGATTTTTGCTACAAGTAAACTAGACTGGATGAGCTTTGAGATGTGAGATTCAAAATTCATATGTTGGTCAGCTGGTCAAGGTGGCACCAAGGTTCTTAGCAGATGATTTAATGCTTGggtgaaaatcctttgcagtcaaagaCTGCCTGAAGTCCAGAACCTATGATGTTACCAAATGCTCTGCCACCCTcacctgctgcttgtttgtgggtctctctgcattcagttttctcTTAAATTACTGAAAACCACGCTAAACATGCTCTGttaggttgagatcaggtgactgccttggccattgaagaatatctaaTTGAGAAATTCAAGGCAAAGGGTTGTTTTTGCAGCTTGCTTCGGTCGTTGTGTATTTGCACTGTGAAttaatcagttttgcagcatttggctgaatgtgagcagagagtacagccctgtacgcttcacagttcatcctgctgcttctatcagcagtcatatCATCAGTAAACATTAGTGACCTGGTTCTAATGCAGCCATACATGCCATAACACTATCGCCACTatttttgacagatgatgtggttttcTTTGGATCATGGgctgtttctcttcttctccataCTTCTCTCTTACCATCATTCTAGTACACGTTCATCTTGGTTTCAACTGTCCAGAGATTTCTGTTACTGTCCAAAAATTTATGGATCTAGCTGTATGTGCCCAGAAACATCGGCAGTGAGTGGATTATCTTGCTGATAACCTAACTGTACAGtataccaaaaacaaacactgagacaTTATAGAAAATGAAGACTTGAGATAACACCCAGTGCAGCGTGTGCTTTAAATACTCTGATGTCCAGATTTAAGTTTAGGCTGTATGTGaacagctgcagcctggctaCTCCCTTAGTAGATCTGTGAAAATGGTTCTAGGGAATTTGCAGGACTTCCTCAGGCTCAATAAAGAGATTCTGATCACACAGCAATGTAATTTAAATGCCCAACAACATAATAGTTTTGCTTTGTGAAAATGTAGACAGATTTCTTTTGATGGTTTCCAATCATTCTTTGTAAAGTGCCTCAtagtattttgtatttagtcTTTAGAGAGCAGTGTTAGAAAGAAGTTGGCCAGCCTTAGCTCTTGGGATTAAAGATGCTTTTGTTGTTAGGTGGTAGGAGAGGCTTACCCAGGTTATAatggagaagaaggagaaggcGATTGCTGCCCGAGCGGCATCTGCTCCTTGGTTAAGTGGCAGCTCCTCAGCTCTGGTCCGAGACCACTGATTAGCAAGGAAGCAGAAACTTACAAAGTATAGAAAGGTCCAGAAACCTGCCAGAAACCAGCAGAACAATAATAGTTAATTCAAAGTTAGCTTTTCTCATAGAGGAAAGAACACCTGTATGCGCTGATTTCTCAGATCTTTGCATTGGGAGCACTTCTTTGTTCCTTTTAGTAATATGAAATGCTCTCATTTCTCTAATACTTAATGCCAGTTGACAGGTTTCATTTCTTTAGatgtcatttaaaataaagaagcaAGCCGGGATCGGTAGCACTTTTGGTATTTTGGGGAACCCCAGCCTTTTGAATCCTGACTCCAGGCTTTATTGACTCACTTTTGTACCTTCACATCATAAGTAAAACCTCTCTTTGTTTTGATTCTCACTgattactgttttctttttaggcGTGCAGTGGTTACC is drawn from Archocentrus centrarchus isolate MPI-CPG fArcCen1 chromosome 8, fArcCen1, whole genome shotgun sequence and contains these coding sequences:
- the syngr3a gene encoding synaptogyrin-3a, which codes for MDGVGSFGAGRTGSTVDPITFAKQPQTILRVLSWIFSLVVFASIVNEGYVNIGSERLHCVFNKNTDACNYGVFVGLVGLLACSFFFLLDYKFSSISSVKDRKKAVMLEIGFSGFWTFLYFVSFCFLANQWSRTRAEELPLNQGADAARAAIAFSFFSIITWAGLTVRAVQKYLLGTDMTLFTTEHMDGGAPTQPYPSNSPGGGGTTETTETYQSPPFTENNAAPTYQVPIY